Part of the Candidatus Rhabdochlamydia sp. T3358 genome, ATACAGTGCGCTAAAGAAGATGAGCTTAGAGAAAAAGAATTTTTACAATAGTAGTATTAAACGCGCAGGGTCTGATTTTATCTATGCAGCTCCTCTGTTATTTTTTTAAAAAATTAAAGAGAGACTTCATAGAAAGAGGAAGTATAAATTTTAGAATGGGCTTTTCAAAACCATTAAAGTTAGAAGCAGCAGAGATCGTATATGCTCCCATATTTTCAAAAATGATCCAATCTCCCATATTAAGTGAAGGAAGATAACAAGTTTTTAGAATACAATCCATCCCATCACATGTAGGACCCCAAATGCTGCTTTTTTGCAATTTATTTTCAGAAGATGGTTTCATCTGATAAGCTAAGGGCGTAATAACAGCGTGATCAAAGATAAGACAGTTAAATGAACCATATAACCCATCATTAACATAATACATAGTATCTTCATTAGGAAAAGACAGCTCTCGTTTAGCGATGATATTTGTACAGAGTGTGAATGCAGAAGCTGTAAAGTACCTACCAGGCTCAGCAATGATCTCAACACCAGAGGCAGCAGGAAAATATCTATCCAATTTCTCATTTATGACACTAGCAATCTCTTTAAAAAGGATTACATCCTCTTTAAAACCAGGAAAGCCGCCGCCAATATCTAGAAAAGTAAAATCAAAACCAAGGGTTTTAGCTAAGGCAAAAACCCTAGCAGAGGTTTCTAAAGCCATTGCGTAAGCATGGGTATCTTGACAACCACTGCCTACATGAAAACTCACTCCAATTACATTAATCTCTAGATCTTTAGCCACACGAAGCAAACTAGGAACGTGTTGCTCATAACAACCAAATTTCATACCAAGCTGACAGATAGATTTACTATCATCTACTCTTATACGAAGAACCATTCTAGCTTGTGGAAATAATTTCTTTATTTTTTGAAGCTCTAATTCGTTGTCAAATGTCATAACATCGACCCCCATAGAAGCAGCATAGGCAATAAAAGAACCTGCCTTACAGGGGTTGGCGTAAATAATAGATGAGCTACTAGCTCCTGATTTTAATACAGCATCAATTTCTCTTTTACTAGCACAATCAAAACCAGATCCCAAAGCAGCAAGAAGATCTAAAACTATAGGACAATCATTGCATTTTACAGCATAATATGGATGAGCTCGTGGTATTAAATCTTTCCAAAGGTTATATTTATGTACAATATCACCAAGATCTACCACATAAAAAGGATCTTCCCAACCTTCTTGAGCAGTATCCTTGATAACATCTAATACGGTTTT contains:
- a CDS encoding type III PLP-dependent enzyme gives rise to the protein MTVDTLVRIDIDKTVLDVIKDTAQEGWEDPFYVVDLGDIVHKYNLWKDLIPRAHPYYAVKCNDCPIVLDLLAALGSGFDCASKREIDAVLKSGASSSSIIYANPCKAGSFIAYAASMGVDVMTFDNELELQKIKKLFPQARMVLRIRVDDSKSICQLGMKFGCYEQHVPSLLRVAKDLEINVIGVSFHVGSGCQDTHAYAMALETSARVFALAKTLGFDFTFLDIGGGFPGFKEDVILFKEIASVINEKLDRYFPAASGVEIIAEPGRYFTASAFTLCTNIIAKRELSFPNEDTMYYVNDGLYGSFNCLIFDHAVITPLAYQMKPSSENKLQKSSIWGPTCDGMDCILKTCYLPSLNMGDWIIFENMGAYTISAASNFNGFEKPILKFILPLSMKSLFNFLKK